A genomic stretch from Hydrogenimonas urashimensis includes:
- the rseP gene encoding RIP metalloprotease RseP produces MGMIVSLLVLSFLIFFHELGHFLFARLFGVHVERFSIGFGKVIASKTVDGTEYALSAVPLGGYVKMKGQDDTDPTKVSHDPDSYNVKPPWQRILILLGGPLFNFLLAFFLYYAIALMGANAYKPVIGMVQENSPADLAGLQKGDRIIAINDEKIRIWDQLSDIISHSSGSLQMLVEHNGTLRSVVVSPRILEAKNIFGETVKRRMVGIGPSGDIVKVKYDPVHAFAYAWKKTVEASMMIVISVEKLIEGVVPAKEMGGVIAIVQVTADAAQHGVVALFALTALISVNLGVLNLLPIPALDGGHIIFTLYEMIFRRPPNEEIVYRLTLVGWGLLLSLMVFTIYNDIARITHG; encoded by the coding sequence ATGGGTATGATCGTCTCCCTTCTCGTCCTCTCCTTTCTGATCTTTTTCCATGAACTGGGCCATTTCCTCTTCGCCCGTCTTTTCGGTGTGCATGTGGAGCGTTTTTCCATCGGTTTTGGCAAAGTGATCGCTTCAAAAACGGTCGACGGCACCGAATATGCGCTCAGTGCCGTGCCCCTTGGCGGCTACGTGAAGATGAAGGGGCAGGACGACACCGATCCGACAAAAGTCAGCCACGATCCGGACAGTTACAATGTCAAACCCCCGTGGCAGCGGATTTTGATACTTCTCGGCGGTCCCCTTTTCAACTTTCTCCTTGCCTTTTTTCTCTATTATGCCATCGCGTTGATGGGGGCGAACGCCTACAAACCCGTCATCGGCATGGTGCAGGAGAATTCGCCGGCCGATCTGGCGGGACTGCAAAAAGGGGACCGCATCATCGCCATCAACGACGAAAAGATCAGGATATGGGACCAGCTCAGCGATATCATCTCCCACTCCAGCGGTTCTTTGCAGATGCTTGTGGAGCACAACGGCACGCTTCGTTCCGTCGTCGTCTCGCCCCGGATTCTTGAGGCCAAAAACATTTTCGGCGAAACGGTGAAGCGACGAATGGTGGGTATCGGGCCCAGCGGCGATATCGTGAAAGTGAAGTACGATCCCGTGCACGCCTTTGCCTACGCCTGGAAAAAGACGGTGGAAGCGAGCATGATGATTGTCATCAGCGTCGAAAAGCTGATTGAGGGGGTCGTCCCCGCGAAGGAAATGGGCGGTGTCATCGCCATCGTCCAGGTGACAGCCGACGCGGCACAACACGGCGTGGTGGCGCTTTTTGCCCTGACAGCGCTCATTTCGGTGAATTTGGGGGTTTTGAACCTGCTGCCGATACCGGCACTCGACGGCGGACACATCATCTTCACCCTTTACGAGATGATTTTCCGCCGCCCTCCCAACGAAGAGATAGTTTACCGTCTCACTCTGGTGGGATGGGGACTGCTCCTTTCTCTCATGGTCTTTACCATCTACAACGACATTGCAAGGATTACACATGGATAG
- a CDS encoding YggS family pyridoxal phosphate-dependent enzyme, with protein sequence MDRAQMQKRLDQLVWRVEEARIRRSEHHIVKIVAVSKYATEEQVRMLYDLGQRAFGENRVQMLQERTEHLEDLPIEWHFIGRLQKNKINHLIRANPFMMQSLDSLELAEAMQKRLAEQNVTMECLMQINSAREESKTGVDPDEAVEIYTAIKERCPNIDLRGVMTIGAHTEEKALVRKSFETTYDIFDRLKKDGAQICSMGMSHDFELAIECGSNMIRIGSLLFK encoded by the coding sequence ATGGATAGAGCACAGATGCAAAAACGTCTCGATCAGTTGGTATGGCGTGTCGAAGAGGCGCGCATAAGGCGCAGCGAACACCACATCGTCAAAATCGTCGCAGTCAGCAAATATGCCACAGAAGAGCAGGTCCGGATGCTCTACGATCTGGGTCAGCGGGCCTTCGGCGAAAACAGGGTCCAGATGCTTCAGGAGCGCACGGAGCATCTGGAGGATCTGCCGATCGAGTGGCATTTCATCGGTCGGCTTCAGAAAAACAAGATCAACCATCTGATCCGGGCCAATCCGTTCATGATGCAGTCGCTCGATTCTCTGGAACTCGCCGAAGCGATGCAGAAGCGCCTGGCGGAGCAAAATGTCACGATGGAATGCCTGATGCAGATCAACAGCGCCCGGGAGGAGTCCAAAACGGGTGTCGATCCCGACGAAGCGGTGGAGATCTATACGGCGATCAAAGAGAGATGTCCCAACATCGATCTGCGCGGTGTCATGACCATCGGTGCCCATACCGAAGAGAAGGCGCTGGTCCGCAAAAGTTTCGAGACCACCTACGACATTTTCGACAGACTCAAAAAGGACGGGGCACAGATTTGCTCCATGGGAATGAGCCACGACTTCGAGCTGGCCATCGAGTGCGGTTCCAACATGATCCGCATCGGGTCGTTGCTGTTCAAATAG
- a CDS encoding c-type cytochrome, producing the protein MKRTVWLLLLLILSLRAEDFSLAREKRYLAALDTIMNKIDKERLAQMGKTLFMKKCAFCHGKDGRGRQGFAADLTRRISSERALLNIQKGARNFVHSYPGGMPPMVPDRIRAEAIADYVASGFPETHEGAALYEKAHCARCHGREGRGIRYRAPNIRHFDLVTVAAILKNGKFGILGRMPAYSRLAPYQVSMLALYIMKISRGASEEIAGERTLDEQ; encoded by the coding sequence ATGAAACGGACGGTTTGGCTTCTTCTTTTGCTGATTCTCTCCCTCCGTGCGGAGGATTTTTCCCTGGCGCGTGAAAAGCGGTATCTGGCGGCACTCGATACGATCATGAACAAAATCGACAAAGAGCGTCTCGCGCAGATGGGGAAAACGCTCTTTATGAAAAAGTGCGCTTTCTGCCACGGCAAAGACGGCAGGGGACGTCAGGGGTTCGCTGCCGACCTTACCCGACGGATTTCCAGCGAACGGGCTTTGCTGAATATCCAAAAAGGCGCCCGCAATTTCGTTCACAGCTATCCCGGCGGCATGCCCCCCATGGTACCGGACAGAATACGTGCCGAAGCGATCGCCGACTATGTGGCTTCCGGCTTTCCCGAAACCCACGAGGGAGCGGCATTGTACGAAAAAGCGCATTGCGCCCGGTGTCATGGCCGAGAGGGCAGGGGCATCCGATATCGGGCACCCAATATTCGCCATTTTGATCTTGTAACGGTTGCGGCCATTTTGAAAAACGGGAAATTCGGCATACTCGGCCGAATGCCCGCCTACAGCCGTCTTGCCCCCTATCAGGTCTCGATGCTCGCACTCTACATTATGAAGATTTCCCGGGGCGCTTCGGAAGAAATCGCAGGCGAAAGAACCCTTGACGAGCAATAG
- a CDS encoding M16 family metallopeptidase — MANNLPKYYTKTLKNGLEVVVIPLKNESGVITTDIFYRVGSRNEVMGKSGIAHMLEHMNFKSTGNMAAGEFDKIVKRMGGIDNASTGFDYTHYFIKSASRHLERSLELFADMMANLSLKDEEFQPERKVVAEERRWRTDNNPVGYLYFRLFNNAFIYHPYHWTPIGFMNDILNWSIDDIRTFHKTYYQPQNAIIVVAGDIEPQKVFEAAKKHFGKIENCCDIPKLHQVEPAPDGPKRVVIHKESEVDIVAISFPIPNFRHPDQPALSALSELLSHGKSSRLIEDLVDKKKMVNQIYAYNMELKDPGIFLFLAVCNPGVKAEDVEKEFWAQIERIKKEGVSEEELEKVKVNTRADFIFSMENSSNVADFFGGYLARGDIGPLLHYEENIEKLKPDMVREVANRYLDKKRSVTVILRKGETK; from the coding sequence ATGGCAAACAATCTGCCCAAATACTATACAAAGACCTTGAAAAACGGTCTTGAAGTGGTTGTCATCCCGCTCAAAAACGAGAGTGGGGTCATAACGACCGATATCTTCTACAGAGTCGGAAGCCGCAACGAAGTGATGGGCAAAAGCGGCATCGCCCATATGCTCGAACATATGAACTTCAAATCGACCGGGAACATGGCAGCCGGTGAATTCGACAAAATCGTCAAGCGCATGGGCGGCATCGACAACGCCTCGACCGGGTTCGACTACACCCACTACTTCATCAAGAGCGCCTCCCGCCATCTTGAGAGGTCGCTGGAGCTCTTCGCCGACATGATGGCGAATCTGAGCCTCAAAGACGAAGAGTTCCAGCCCGAACGCAAAGTGGTCGCCGAAGAGCGCCGATGGCGAACCGACAACAATCCGGTGGGCTATCTCTATTTCCGCCTTTTCAACAACGCCTTCATCTATCACCCCTACCACTGGACACCCATCGGTTTCATGAATGACATTCTCAACTGGTCGATCGATGATATCCGTACTTTTCACAAGACCTATTACCAGCCGCAGAACGCCATTATCGTCGTGGCGGGCGATATAGAACCGCAAAAAGTGTTTGAGGCGGCGAAAAAACATTTCGGCAAAATCGAAAACTGCTGTGACATTCCGAAACTGCACCAGGTCGAACCGGCGCCTGACGGGCCCAAGCGGGTCGTCATACACAAAGAGAGCGAAGTGGATATCGTGGCGATCTCCTTTCCCATCCCCAACTTCCGGCATCCCGACCAGCCGGCGCTCTCAGCCCTGAGCGAACTGCTGAGCCACGGAAAGAGCAGCCGGCTTATCGAGGATCTGGTCGACAAAAAGAAGATGGTCAACCAGATCTATGCCTATAACATGGAACTGAAAGATCCGGGAATCTTCCTCTTCCTGGCGGTTTGCAACCCCGGCGTCAAAGCCGAAGATGTGGAAAAGGAGTTCTGGGCGCAGATCGAGCGGATCAAAAAGGAGGGCGTCAGCGAAGAGGAGCTTGAGAAGGTGAAGGTCAACACCCGGGCCGATTTTATCTTCAGTATGGAGAACTCCAGCAATGTCGCCGATTTTTTCGGAGGTTATCTTGCCCGCGGCGATATCGGGCCGCTCCTGCATTACGAGGAGAATATCGAAAAACTGAAACCGGACATGGTCCGGGAAGTCGCGAACCGCTATCTCGACAAAAAGAGATCCGTGACAGTGATTTTACGAAAAGGTGAGACGAAATGA
- the pgsA gene encoding CDP-diacylglycerol--glycerol-3-phosphate 3-phosphatidyltransferase, which translates to MTKGALNLPNILAFSRLLMAPLMLWLLAYRETPLLQGIHSSWLDYYAALVFVLASVTDFFDGYVARLCDQITPLGKIIDPLADKMLTLAAFLGLVVLGRADVFAIFLILSREFFITGLRVVIVGEGKDVSASWMGKVKTVAQMFAIGFLTMDWPGGTLLLWVAVAITLYSGYEYVRDYARGK; encoded by the coding sequence ATGACGAAAGGGGCCTTGAACCTACCCAACATCCTCGCATTTTCGCGGCTGCTCATGGCGCCGCTTATGCTCTGGCTCCTTGCCTACAGAGAGACCCCTCTCCTTCAGGGCATCCATTCCAGCTGGCTCGACTATTACGCGGCACTCGTTTTCGTTCTTGCCAGCGTCACCGACTTTTTCGACGGCTATGTCGCACGCCTGTGCGATCAGATTACGCCTCTGGGCAAGATTATCGACCCTCTGGCCGATAAAATGCTCACCCTGGCTGCCTTTTTGGGGCTGGTCGTATTGGGACGTGCCGACGTTTTCGCCATTTTTCTCATTCTCAGCCGCGAGTTCTTCATCACGGGGCTTCGTGTCGTGATTGTCGGTGAAGGGAAGGATGTCAGCGCCTCCTGGATGGGAAAGGTCAAGACAGTGGCCCAGATGTTCGCCATCGGTTTTCTGACGATGGACTGGCCCGGCGGGACACTGCTGCTCTGGGTCGCCGTGGCGATTACACTTTATAGTGGGTACGAATATGTACGCGACTACGCGAGGGGGAAATAG
- a CDS encoding enoyl-ACP reductase: MSQCESMKGKVLVISGATRGIGKAILYRFAKAGADVAFTYNSNAEEAEKIAEDVKAKYGIRAVPYQLNILEPETYKDLFKQIDEDFERVDYFISNAIISGRAVVGGFGPFMRLKPKGLCNIYTATVSAFVVGAQEAAKRMEKTGGGSIISLSSTGNLVYTPNYAGHGTNKAAVETMVKYAAAELGEKGIRVNAVSGGPIDTDALKKFPNYEEVKAEVVARSPLNRMGEPEDLAGMCWFLCTDECSWLTGQTIVIDGGTSFQ, encoded by the coding sequence ATGAGTCAATGTGAAAGTATGAAAGGCAAAGTTCTCGTCATCAGCGGTGCCACGCGCGGCATCGGAAAAGCGATTCTCTACCGTTTTGCAAAAGCGGGAGCGGACGTGGCGTTCACCTACAACTCGAACGCCGAAGAGGCCGAAAAGATTGCTGAAGATGTCAAAGCGAAATATGGCATCCGCGCCGTACCCTATCAGCTCAACATTCTCGAACCCGAAACCTACAAAGATCTCTTTAAACAGATCGACGAGGATTTCGAACGGGTCGATTACTTCATCTCCAACGCCATTATCTCGGGGCGTGCCGTCGTCGGTGGTTTCGGACCTTTTATGCGACTCAAACCCAAAGGGCTCTGCAACATCTACACCGCGACCGTCAGCGCTTTTGTCGTCGGCGCCCAGGAGGCGGCGAAACGGATGGAGAAGACGGGCGGCGGCAGCATCATCTCCCTCAGTTCCACAGGGAACCTTGTCTACACGCCCAACTACGCCGGCCACGGCACCAACAAAGCGGCCGTTGAGACGATGGTCAAATATGCCGCGGCGGAGCTCGGCGAAAAAGGCATCCGCGTCAACGCCGTCAGCGGCGGTCCCATCGATACCGATGCCCTGAAGAAATTTCCCAACTACGAAGAGGTGAAGGCGGAAGTGGTGGCGCGTTCGCCTCTCAACCGTATGGGAGAGCCCGAAGATCTCGCCGGGATGTGCTGGTTCCTCTGTACCGATGAATGCTCGTGGCTGACGGGACAGACCATCGTCATCGACGGGGGTACGAGCTTTCAATGA
- a CDS encoding phosphoribosyltransferase, which yields MVFRDRKDAGEHLARALMRYKSEHPLVLAIPRGGTEVGYEVAKALDADFDLLIARKLPFPENPESGFGAIAEDGSFYIIPYYAEILDQSLIESIAAYQKEEIVRRIRTLRGGRPITPVAGRTVILVDDGIAMGSTMHAAIEFCKHQQAAKIVVAAPVGSPRVKAELQKIVDDVVILSTPPWFRAVADAYENWYDVSDEEVLEIMARWRRFKAAERI from the coding sequence ATGGTGTTTAGAGACAGAAAAGATGCGGGCGAACATCTGGCCCGCGCGCTCATGCGTTACAAAAGCGAACATCCGCTGGTTCTGGCCATACCCCGCGGAGGTACGGAGGTCGGATACGAAGTGGCCAAAGCGCTGGATGCCGATTTCGACCTGCTCATCGCCCGCAAACTCCCCTTCCCCGAAAATCCCGAATCGGGTTTCGGCGCCATCGCCGAAGACGGGTCTTTCTACATCATTCCCTACTATGCCGAAATACTCGATCAATCGCTTATCGAAAGCATCGCCGCGTATCAGAAGGAGGAGATTGTACGGCGTATACGCACATTGCGCGGCGGCAGACCCATCACGCCGGTTGCGGGAAGAACCGTCATTCTTGTCGACGACGGTATCGCCATGGGTTCGACGATGCATGCCGCCATCGAATTTTGCAAACATCAGCAGGCGGCGAAAATCGTCGTGGCGGCGCCTGTCGGAAGCCCACGGGTGAAAGCGGAACTTCAGAAGATTGTGGACGATGTGGTCATTCTCTCCACCCCGCCCTGGTTCAGAGCCGTCGCCGATGCCTATGAAAACTGGTACGACGTGAGCGACGAAGAGGTATTGGAAATCATGGCGCGATGGCGCCGATTCAAGGCAGCAGAGAGAATTTGA
- a CDS encoding YajG family lipoprotein has product MTFSILVGLGGCSQKPQAIISLAPFTPDPAVYQKNGTIYLAGVKDVRKQKGVVGRIVKDGKIVTTVTISHPVDSWFKESIIKALDTEGCKVVTHNVKNANVAKISIFIDRLNARLNHDELTKENLEATARVTLLIEQGKKKITKHVGLTQKKWVPPFANEKSVREFLQETLESLVESVRAQIDAYRF; this is encoded by the coding sequence ATGACTTTCTCAATCCTTGTGGGACTCGGAGGCTGTTCGCAGAAGCCTCAGGCGATCATTTCGCTCGCTCCTTTCACACCCGATCCCGCCGTCTACCAGAAGAATGGCACCATCTACCTTGCCGGTGTCAAGGATGTAAGAAAACAAAAAGGGGTCGTAGGCAGAATCGTCAAGGACGGAAAAATCGTCACCACCGTCACGATCTCCCATCCTGTCGACAGTTGGTTCAAAGAGTCAATCATCAAGGCACTCGATACGGAAGGGTGCAAAGTCGTCACCCACAACGTGAAGAATGCCAACGTCGCCAAAATCTCCATTTTCATCGACAGACTCAATGCAAGACTCAACCACGACGAGTTGACAAAAGAGAATCTCGAAGCGACCGCCCGTGTAACGCTTCTGATTGAGCAGGGCAAAAAAAAGATCACCAAACATGTGGGTCTGACACAGAAAAAATGGGTCCCGCCTTTCGCGAATGAAAAGAGTGTGCGGGAATTTCTTCAGGAGACACTCGAGTCGCTGGTAGAGAGTGTCCGTGCGCAGATCGATGCTTACAGATTCTAA
- the dapA gene encoding 4-hydroxy-tetrahydrodipicolinate synthase, whose protein sequence is MSETIIGAMTALVTPFKNGEVDHAQYAKLIERQIANGIDAVVPVGTTGESATLSHDEHKECIETAVSVCRGTKVKVVAGAGSNSTREAVDLARFAEKAGADAILSVCPYYNKPTQEGIFQHYRTIAESIEIPVMLYNVPGRTALDIAPDTVFRLFDEVANVYAIKEATGSMERTLHLKAKRPLLAVISGDDAINYPIMATGGNGCISVTSNLLPNLIADLIHSAQEEDYASSKVISDRLYDINKVLFIESNPIPIKAAMYIVGLIDTLEYRLPLTPPTAEHMRQIETVVKQYEIPA, encoded by the coding sequence ATGAGTGAAACGATTATCGGGGCCATGACGGCGCTTGTAACCCCTTTCAAAAACGGTGAGGTCGATCACGCACAGTATGCGAAACTGATCGAAAGACAGATCGCCAACGGCATCGACGCAGTGGTTCCTGTGGGAACGACGGGCGAGAGTGCGACCCTCAGCCACGACGAGCACAAGGAGTGCATCGAAACGGCGGTCAGCGTCTGCCGAGGCACAAAAGTGAAGGTGGTCGCAGGTGCGGGAAGCAACTCGACGCGGGAAGCGGTCGATTTGGCCAGATTCGCGGAAAAGGCGGGAGCCGACGCCATTCTCTCCGTCTGTCCCTACTACAACAAACCGACCCAGGAGGGGATTTTCCAGCACTACAGAACAATCGCCGAATCGATCGAGATTCCCGTCATGCTCTACAATGTGCCGGGACGCACCGCCCTGGACATCGCGCCCGATACCGTTTTCCGCCTCTTTGACGAAGTGGCGAACGTCTATGCCATCAAAGAGGCGACGGGATCGATGGAACGCACCCTCCATCTGAAGGCCAAACGCCCGCTGCTTGCCGTTATCAGCGGTGATGACGCGATCAATTACCCGATCATGGCGACCGGCGGAAACGGATGCATCTCCGTCACCTCCAATCTGCTGCCCAATCTCATCGCCGATCTGATCCACTCGGCGCAGGAAGAGGATTATGCTTCGTCCAAGGTGATAAGCGATCGGCTTTACGACATCAACAAAGTTCTCTTCATCGAGAGCAATCCCATTCCGATCAAAGCGGCAATGTATATCGTGGGCCTTATCGATACCCTCGAATATCGCCTGCCACTGACACCACCGACAGCGGAGCATATGCGCCAGATAGAAACGGTGGTGAAGCAGTACGAGATACCGGCATGA